A section of the Pseudomonas flavescens genome encodes:
- the ispG gene encoding flavodoxin-dependent (E)-4-hydroxy-3-methylbut-2-enyl-diphosphate synthase, which translates to MHGESPIKRRLSRKIWVGSVPVGGDAPIAVQSMTNTDTNDVAATVEQIRRLEAAGADIVRVSVPDMDAAEAFGRIKQQVNLPLVADIHFDYLIALRVAELGVDCLRINPGNIGREDRVKAVVEAARDKGIPIRIGVNAGSLEKDLQKKYGEPTPEALVESALRHVEHLDRLNFPDFKVSVKASDVFMAVEAYRLLAKQIEQPLHLGITEAGGLRSGTVKSSVGLGMLLADGIGDTIRISLAADPVEEIKVGFDILKSLRLRSRGINFIACPSCSRQNFDVVKTMNELETRVEDLLVPLDVAVIGCVVNGPGEAKEAHIGLTGGSPNNLVYIDGKPVSKLTNTNLVDELERLIRTKAAEKVAADAAVIVRG; encoded by the coding sequence ATGCACGGTGAATCGCCGATCAAACGCCGGTTGTCCCGCAAGATCTGGGTCGGTTCTGTACCGGTAGGGGGCGACGCGCCCATCGCCGTACAGAGCATGACCAACACCGACACCAACGATGTCGCCGCGACCGTCGAGCAGATCCGTCGCCTCGAAGCGGCCGGTGCCGACATCGTGCGCGTATCGGTGCCGGACATGGACGCTGCCGAAGCCTTTGGCCGCATCAAGCAGCAGGTCAACCTGCCGCTGGTGGCGGACATTCACTTCGATTACCTGATCGCCCTGCGTGTGGCCGAGCTGGGCGTCGACTGTCTGCGCATCAACCCCGGCAACATCGGTCGTGAAGACCGGGTCAAGGCGGTGGTCGAGGCAGCCCGCGACAAGGGCATCCCGATCCGCATCGGCGTGAACGCCGGTTCGCTGGAAAAGGACCTGCAGAAGAAATACGGCGAGCCGACCCCTGAAGCACTGGTCGAATCCGCACTGCGTCACGTGGAGCACCTCGACCGCCTGAACTTCCCTGACTTCAAGGTCAGCGTGAAGGCCTCCGACGTGTTCATGGCCGTCGAAGCCTATCGTCTGCTCGCCAAGCAGATCGAACAGCCGCTGCACCTGGGCATCACCGAAGCCGGTGGCCTGCGCTCCGGTACCGTGAAGTCCTCCGTTGGCCTGGGCATGCTGCTGGCCGATGGCATCGGCGACACCATCCGCATTTCCCTGGCCGCCGACCCGGTGGAAGAGATCAAGGTCGGCTTCGATATTCTCAAGTCGTTGCGCCTGCGCTCGCGGGGCATCAACTTCATCGCCTGCCCAAGCTGCTCGCGCCAGAACTTCGATGTGGTCAAGACCATGAACGAGCTGGAAACCCGCGTCGAGGACCTGCTGGTGCCTCTGGACGTCGCGGTGATCGGCTGCGTGGTCAACGGCCCGGGCGAAGCCAAGGAGGCCCACATCGGCCTTACCGGCGGCAGCCCGAACAACCTGGTCTACATCGACGGCAAGCCCGTCTCGAAACTGACCAACACCAACCTGGTGGATGAGCTGGAACGGCTGATCCGCACAAAGGCGGCCGAGAAGGTCGCAGCCGACGCGGCCGTGATCGTGCGCGGCTGA
- the bamB gene encoding outer membrane protein assembly factor BamB translates to MHDVMRWKNAALLALAVLVVGCSSNSKKELPPAELPDFKEEVTLQKEWSRSIGNGQGDIYNMLEPVVDGEQIFAADVEGLIVSMERTTGKVSWKKELEVPVSGAVAAGYGMVVVGTLKGEVIALDSSTGEEKWRAKVPSEVLSAPAISSDTVLVQTQDDTLVALDAYSGQQRWIFENTPAVLTLRGTGSPVLTNQLAIAGLSSGKVIALDAQRGIPVWEQRVAIPQGRSELDRIVDIDGGLLLSGGQLYVVTYQGRVASLDLESGRVLWQREASSSMGVAQGFGNVYVTLASGTVESIDERSASALWSNDALARRQLSAPQVFSSYVAFGDLEGYLHLISQVDGRFVGRIRIDSDGLRARPLVVGDWLYAFGNGGKLVALTIK, encoded by the coding sequence ATGCATGACGTGATGCGTTGGAAGAATGCCGCACTGCTGGCCCTGGCCGTTCTGGTCGTCGGTTGCAGCAGCAACAGCAAGAAAGAACTGCCACCTGCCGAACTGCCTGACTTCAAGGAAGAAGTGACGCTGCAGAAAGAGTGGAGCCGTTCGATCGGTAACGGTCAGGGCGACATCTACAACATGCTCGAGCCCGTGGTCGACGGTGAGCAGATCTTCGCCGCTGACGTCGAAGGCCTGATCGTGTCCATGGAGCGCACCACCGGCAAGGTGTCCTGGAAGAAGGAGCTGGAAGTACCGGTCTCCGGCGCCGTGGCGGCTGGCTACGGCATGGTCGTGGTCGGCACCCTCAAGGGTGAAGTGATCGCTCTGGACTCGTCCACCGGCGAAGAGAAGTGGCGCGCCAAGGTGCCGAGCGAAGTGCTCTCCGCTCCGGCCATCAGCAGCGACACCGTGCTGGTGCAGACCCAGGACGACACGCTGGTAGCTCTGGACGCCTACAGCGGCCAGCAGCGCTGGATCTTCGAAAACACCCCGGCGGTACTGACCCTGCGCGGCACCGGCAGCCCGGTACTGACCAACCAGTTGGCCATCGCCGGTCTGTCCAGCGGCAAGGTCATCGCCCTGGACGCCCAGCGTGGCATCCCGGTGTGGGAACAGCGCGTCGCCATCCCGCAGGGCCGCTCCGAGCTGGACCGCATCGTCGACATCGACGGTGGTCTGCTGCTCTCCGGTGGCCAGTTGTACGTGGTGACCTACCAGGGCCGCGTCGCTTCCCTCGATCTGGAAAGCGGCCGTGTGCTGTGGCAGCGCGAAGCCTCCAGCTCCATGGGCGTGGCGCAAGGTTTCGGTAACGTTTACGTGACCCTGGCCAGCGGCACCGTGGAAAGCATCGACGAGCGCTCGGCTTCGGCCCTGTGGAGCAACGATGCCCTGGCTCGTCGCCAGCTGTCGGCGCCGCAGGTGTTCTCCAGCTACGTCGCATTCGGCGATCTGGAAGGCTACCTGCACCTGATCAGCCAGGTCGACGGCCGTTTCGTCGGTCGTATCCGCATCGACAGTGATGGCCTGCGTGCCCGTCCGCTGGTCGTCGGTGACTGGCTGTACGCCTTCGGCAACGGCGGCAAACTGGTGGCCTTGACCATCAAGTGA
- a CDS encoding tetratricopeptide repeat protein: protein MNSDDDELAGLKDWWQRNGKPLLAGGALALIAVFGWQGWQKYQSNQAQGASVIYQQLLESAMTPSGQPDAAKVAALSGQLKSDFGGTQYAQYGSLFVAKVAVESGKLDDAAAELRSVVDKPANETLGELARQRLARVLAAQDKAEEGLKLLEGDADKAYLASREELKGDLLVKLGRTDDAHAAYVKAKGALSEEAAVGGLQMKIDDLAKGDA, encoded by the coding sequence TTGAATAGCGATGATGATGAACTGGCCGGCCTGAAGGACTGGTGGCAGCGTAACGGCAAGCCTCTGCTGGCTGGCGGCGCTCTGGCGCTGATCGCGGTATTCGGCTGGCAGGGCTGGCAGAAGTACCAGAGCAATCAGGCTCAGGGCGCTTCGGTGATCTACCAGCAACTGCTCGAGTCGGCCATGACCCCGAGCGGTCAGCCCGATGCAGCCAAAGTGGCAGCGCTGTCGGGCCAGCTCAAGAGCGATTTCGGCGGCACCCAGTACGCCCAGTACGGCAGCCTGTTCGTGGCCAAGGTCGCGGTCGAGTCCGGCAAGCTGGACGACGCTGCAGCCGAGCTGCGCAGCGTGGTCGACAAGCCGGCCAATGAGACCCTCGGTGAGCTCGCTCGCCAGCGTCTGGCCCGTGTACTGGCTGCCCAGGACAAGGCCGAAGAAGGCCTGAAGCTGCTCGAAGGCGACGCCGACAAGGCTTACCTGGCCAGCCGCGAAGAGCTCAAGGGCGACCTGCTGGTGAAGCTGGGCCGTACCGACGATGCCCACGCCGCCTATGTGAAAGCCAAGGGCGCGCTGTCTGAAGAAGCGGCCGTTGGTGGTCTGCAGATGAAGATCGACGACCTGGCCAAAGGGGATGCATGA
- the der gene encoding ribosome biogenesis GTPase Der, with protein MVPVIALVGRPNVGKSTLFNRLTRTRDAIVGDLSGLTRDRQYGEAKWQGRTYIVIDTGGISGDEEGIDAKMAEQSLQAIEEADAVLFLVDARAGLSASDQMIGEHLRKRNKRSFLVVNKVDNLDPDLARAEFAPLGMGEALAIAGAHGRGITQMLEAALGSFPKDAGEPEEGEEEEVVAEGEEAKRIPGPSEKDGIKLAIIGRPNVGKSTLVNRMLGEDRVIVYDQAGTTRDSIYIPFERDDEKYTLIDTAGVRRRGKIFEAVEKFSVVKTLQAIQDSNVVVFVMDAREGVVDHDLNLLGFVLESGRALVIALNKWDGMEPSERDYVKTELQRRLFFVDFADIHFISALHGTGVGHLYKSVQASFQSAITRWPTNRLTQILEDAVREHAPPMVNNRRIKLRYAHLGGANPPLIVIHGNQVDAVPKSYIRYLENTYRRVLKLVGTPIRIEFKGGENPYEGNKNTLTDRQVNKKRRLMSHHKKADKKRKDKR; from the coding sequence ATGGTTCCCGTAATTGCCCTGGTGGGTCGGCCGAACGTCGGCAAATCCACCTTGTTCAACCGCCTGACCCGCACCCGCGACGCGATCGTCGGTGACCTTTCGGGTCTGACCCGCGACCGCCAGTACGGCGAGGCCAAATGGCAGGGGCGTACCTATATCGTGATCGACACCGGTGGTATCTCCGGTGACGAAGAAGGCATCGATGCGAAGATGGCCGAGCAGTCCCTGCAGGCCATCGAAGAAGCCGACGCCGTGCTGTTCCTGGTCGACGCCCGTGCCGGGCTGTCCGCCTCCGACCAGATGATTGGCGAGCACCTGCGCAAGCGCAACAAGCGCAGCTTCCTGGTGGTCAACAAGGTCGACAACCTCGACCCGGATCTGGCCCGCGCCGAATTCGCCCCGCTGGGCATGGGCGAGGCTCTGGCCATCGCCGGTGCCCATGGCCGTGGCATCACCCAGATGCTCGAAGCGGCACTGGGCAGCTTTCCCAAGGATGCTGGCGAGCCTGAAGAAGGCGAAGAAGAGGAAGTGGTTGCCGAAGGCGAGGAAGCCAAGCGCATTCCCGGGCCGAGCGAGAAGGACGGCATCAAGCTGGCCATCATCGGTCGCCCCAACGTCGGCAAGTCGACCCTGGTCAACCGCATGCTCGGTGAAGACCGGGTCATCGTCTACGATCAGGCCGGCACCACCCGTGACAGCATCTACATCCCCTTCGAGCGGGACGACGAGAAGTACACCCTGATCGACACCGCCGGCGTGCGCCGCCGCGGCAAGATCTTCGAGGCGGTGGAAAAGTTCTCGGTGGTCAAGACGCTGCAGGCGATCCAGGATTCCAACGTCGTGGTGTTCGTCATGGATGCCCGCGAAGGCGTGGTCGATCACGACCTCAACCTGCTCGGTTTCGTGCTCGAGAGTGGTCGTGCCCTAGTCATCGCCCTCAACAAGTGGGACGGCATGGAGCCCAGCGAACGCGACTACGTGAAAACCGAGCTGCAACGCCGGTTGTTCTTCGTCGACTTCGCCGATATCCACTTCATCTCGGCGCTGCATGGCACCGGTGTTGGCCATCTGTACAAGTCGGTACAGGCCTCGTTCCAGTCGGCGATCACCCGCTGGCCGACCAACCGCCTGACGCAGATCCTCGAAGACGCCGTGCGTGAGCACGCGCCGCCCATGGTCAACAACCGTCGCATCAAGCTGCGCTACGCCCACCTGGGTGGTGCCAACCCGCCGCTGATCGTGATTCACGGCAACCAGGTCGATGCGGTACCCAAGTCCTATATCCGCTATCTGGAAAATACCTATCGGCGGGTGCTCAAGCTGGTCGGCACGCCGATCCGCATCGAGTTCAAGGGCGGCGAGAACCCGTATGAGGGCAACAAGAACACCCTCACCGATCGCCAGGTGAACAAGAAGCGTCGTTTGATGAGCCACCACAAGAAGGCCGACAAGAAGCGCAAGGACAAGCGCTGA
- a CDS encoding LysR family transcriptional regulator, which produces MSLLRLRTFIEVYRQRSISGAARTLNLTQPAVSQHISGLETAIGRSLFERQARGVEPTSAARELAADIGDKLDSAEAALASARARSIELAGALQIIGHADFLAEVVSRQLKPLLEEGIRIRMQHGDHELICRMLLEGNCDLGVAASAPNDSRLRNELLYTDDVIAVAAPAVVQRLTTAKDFHRALQAEPVLAYSLELPLIDSWLAINKIEMESAIPAMVGQDLRTLRTLLIDGFGWSTLPAYLCKAAIERGELREIPAPVGHASREYHLLWTPSALRQPRVAHARHALLWRLRGSRRVE; this is translated from the coding sequence ATGTCTCTGCTTCGCCTGAGGACCTTCATCGAGGTTTACCGCCAGCGCTCGATCAGTGGCGCGGCGCGCACGCTGAACCTCACACAGCCAGCGGTTTCACAGCATATCTCGGGCCTCGAAACGGCCATTGGCAGGAGCCTGTTCGAGCGCCAGGCGCGTGGCGTGGAGCCGACGTCTGCAGCACGGGAACTGGCGGCCGACATCGGCGACAAGCTGGACTCCGCGGAGGCCGCACTGGCCTCGGCACGCGCCCGCTCGATAGAACTGGCTGGCGCGCTGCAGATCATTGGCCATGCCGACTTCCTCGCCGAGGTGGTTTCCCGACAGCTCAAACCGCTGCTGGAAGAAGGCATCCGTATCCGCATGCAGCACGGCGATCACGAGCTGATCTGCCGCATGCTGCTGGAGGGCAACTGCGACCTGGGCGTGGCGGCGTCGGCACCGAACGACAGCCGCCTGCGCAATGAATTGCTGTACACCGATGACGTTATCGCCGTGGCAGCCCCCGCCGTGGTGCAGCGTTTGACGACAGCGAAGGATTTTCACCGTGCGCTGCAAGCCGAGCCCGTACTGGCCTACAGCCTGGAATTACCCCTGATCGATTCGTGGCTGGCCATCAACAAGATAGAAATGGAGTCGGCCATCCCTGCAATGGTCGGCCAGGATCTGCGTACTCTACGCACGCTGTTGATCGACGGGTTTGGATGGAGCACATTGCCGGCCTACCTGTGCAAGGCCGCTATCGAGCGCGGAGAGCTGCGGGAGATACCTGCGCCGGTCGGCCATGCGAGCCGCGAGTACCACCTGTTGTGGACGCCCAGCGCGCTGCGTCAGCCACGCGTCGCGCATGCCCGCCACGCGCTGCTGTGGCGCCTGCGTGGCAGTCGGCGTGTCGAGTGA
- the hisS gene encoding histidine--tRNA ligase, whose amino-acid sequence MSKFLQAIRGMNDILPQQTPAWRYLETTLAELLDSYGYQEMRLPILEFTELFARGIGEGTDVVDKEMYTFLDRNNESLTLRPEGTAGCVRAVLEHGMTGGGQVQKLWYAGPMFRYEKPQKGRYRQFHQIGVEVFNLPGPDIDAELITLTWRLWKQLGLGDAVTLQLNSLGSSEARAVYRDALVAYLQERFDQLDEDSQRRLTTNPLRILDSKVATTQALLADAPTLHDYLDEESRLHFAGLKARLDAVGIAYEINPKLVRGLDYYGRTVFEWVTDKLGSQGTVCAGGRYDGLITQFGGKPTPGVGFAMGVERLVLLLETLQRVPAELSRPADAFICAFGEPAELAALALAENLRNEVPGLRLLVNAGGGSFKSQFKKADKSGALYALILGEDELAKRVVGCKPLRDDSEQQSIAWSDLAGHLASCTKQV is encoded by the coding sequence TTGAGCAAGTTCCTGCAAGCCATCCGTGGCATGAACGATATCCTGCCGCAGCAGACCCCAGCCTGGCGTTACCTGGAAACCACCCTGGCAGAGCTGCTGGACAGCTACGGCTATCAGGAAATGCGTCTGCCGATCCTCGAGTTCACCGAACTGTTCGCCCGCGGCATCGGCGAGGGCACCGACGTGGTCGACAAGGAGATGTACACCTTTCTCGACCGCAACAACGAATCCCTGACCCTGCGCCCCGAAGGCACCGCTGGTTGCGTGCGCGCCGTGCTCGAGCATGGCATGACCGGTGGCGGCCAGGTGCAGAAGCTCTGGTACGCGGGCCCCATGTTTCGCTACGAGAAGCCGCAGAAGGGCCGTTATCGCCAGTTCCACCAGATCGGCGTTGAAGTCTTCAACCTGCCTGGGCCGGACATCGATGCCGAGCTGATCACCCTGACCTGGCGCCTGTGGAAACAACTGGGCCTCGGCGATGCAGTGACCCTGCAGCTCAACAGCCTGGGTTCCAGCGAAGCCCGCGCGGTGTATCGCGATGCGCTGGTGGCCTATCTGCAGGAGCGTTTCGACCAGCTCGACGAAGACAGCCAGCGCCGTCTGACCACCAACCCGCTGCGGATTCTCGACAGCAAGGTGGCCACTACCCAGGCGCTGCTTGCCGACGCGCCGACCCTGCACGACTACCTGGACGAAGAGTCCCGTCTGCACTTCGCCGGCCTCAAGGCCCGTCTCGATGCCGTCGGCATCGCCTACGAGATCAACCCCAAGCTGGTGCGTGGTCTGGACTACTACGGCCGTACCGTGTTCGAGTGGGTCACCGACAAGCTCGGCTCCCAGGGCACCGTGTGCGCCGGTGGCCGTTACGATGGCCTGATCACCCAGTTCGGCGGCAAGCCGACCCCGGGTGTCGGCTTCGCCATGGGCGTCGAGCGTCTGGTGCTGCTGCTCGAGACCCTGCAGCGTGTGCCCGCCGAGCTGAGCCGTCCGGCAGACGCCTTCATCTGCGCCTTTGGCGAGCCTGCCGAGCTGGCAGCCCTGGCCCTGGCGGAGAATCTGCGCAACGAAGTTCCGGGGCTGCGTCTGCTGGTGAATGCCGGCGGTGGCAGCTTCAAGAGCCAGTTCAAGAAAGCCGACAAGAGCGGAGCCCTGTATGCTCTGATTCTGGGTGAGGACGAACTGGCCAAGCGCGTGGTAGGTTGCAAACCTTTGCGCGATGACAGCGAACAACAAAGCATTGCCTGGTCGGATCTTGCCGGCCATCTGGCGTCCTGCACCAAGCAGGTTTGA